The Rhodospirillaceae bacterium nucleotide sequence CTCGGCCATGTTGGCGGCGGAGCCTTCGGCGGCATTGCAGAACTTGATGCCCTCGACCGAAACCGAGGGGATGGGCAGGAGCGAGAGCGAGATGTCGCCGTCGATGACCAGGTCGCGGCCGGTCGCTTCCTTGGCCTTCTCCGCGATCAGCCCCTTATAGGTGTTGAGGTTGATGAAGAAAGGGGCAACCAGCAACAGCACGATGATGAGGCCGAGGATGCCCCCGCCAATTTTCAGTGCTTTTTTCATGGCATCGATCTCCCGGTCCTTGGCCCTGCGCCGTCGCCCGGACGATGGGCGGCAACGACGGCGAAATTATGTGGGGCTGCTTGAACGCCAGCCCGCTTGGGGCCATTATCGCCTCTGGAGCGAAGCCGGGGCAAGGTTCGAATGACCCGCCTTCTTGACAGTTCCGTGAGGTCAAATTGGCCGAAATCATCAATCTAAACCGCGCGAAGAAAGCCAAGGCACGCGACTCGGAGGAAAGGCTGGCCGCCGAGAATCGCGTCCGCTTCGGTCGGACCAAGGTCGAGAAGGCCAATGACCGGCGCGAAATGGCGCGGCGCGAGCAACTCCTCGCCGGCAAAGAACTGACGGCGCCGAGAGATTCCGGCGAGAAGGAATGAAGGTCTAGAGATAGGCCTGCTGCAATCCGACGCCGATGATGGCGGCTGCCACCATTGCCGCCAGGGCGGCAATGCTCCAGACCGCGAAAGAGCCGCCCGCCCGCAGGATGAAGATGCTCTTCACCAGCGTGTTCGATGCTACCGCCAGCAGGATCGCGATGACGGGGCCAGTGAGATCACCGCCCCCTTCGATACCGCGCGCGACCGAAAGCGTGATGGCATCAACATCGGCGAGGCCCGAGATTCCCGCCAGCACATAAAGGCCGGTCGCGCCGAACTTGTCGCTGAGGAAGCGCTCCAGGACGAGGATCACGGCCAGCAGCAAGGCGAATTTGATCGCCTGGCTGAGTTCGAACGGGTTGGCGAAAGTGATCGTCTCGGCGCCCATCTCGCTACGCCGGGCCTGATACCAGATGACGGCGACGAAGCCCGCAGCGGCGGACGTCGCGAGGCCCAGAGGTAATGCCAGTGCCAGGGCAAGTGGAGGC carries:
- a CDS encoding DUF4169 family protein translates to MAEIINLNRAKKAKARDSEERLAAENRVRFGRTKVEKANDRREMARREQLLAGKELTAPRDSGEKE